One window of the Labilibaculum sp. genome contains the following:
- the ltrA gene encoding group II intron reverse transcriptase/maturase: MIEQILTRKNMVRAMHQVQKNQGSAGVDRMPVTKLSDLMSIDKAELTQSVRSGNYLPQAILGVEIPKGNGKMRLLGIPTVTDRLLQQAVLQIITAKFEFEFSDFSFGFRPNRSLHQAVLKAQGYINDGYQHIVDIDLKTFFDEVDHCHLLQQLYRKVKCKATMRLIRKWLRAPILIEGKLVKRRKGVPQGSPLSPLLSNIMLHELDRELEKQGLKFIRYADDFSIYTKSKATARRVGNKVYKFLRNKLKLTINREKSGIRRPVHFTVLGFGFVPTYRKGERGKYQLIVSEKSWKKLKEKLKLITRKTTPMSFEERIQKLNEVQRGWVNNFRMASILVKLQDLDGWLRNRLRYCIWHHWKKLERKRKNLIRLGVEQGQAYAWSRSRMGGWAIAQSPILVTTITLERLRKRGYESMLDIYKQITPVRRDSLFPLT; this comes from the coding sequence ATGATTGAACAAATACTTACACGTAAGAATATGGTGCGGGCGATGCATCAAGTCCAGAAGAACCAAGGTTCAGCAGGAGTTGATCGTATGCCCGTGACTAAACTCTCAGATCTGATGTCAATTGATAAAGCGGAACTGACACAGAGTGTTCGTTCGGGTAATTATTTGCCTCAAGCCATTTTAGGAGTCGAGATTCCAAAAGGAAACGGGAAGATGCGCTTATTGGGTATCCCGACTGTAACCGACCGTTTGCTTCAGCAAGCTGTACTTCAAATTATCACGGCAAAGTTTGAATTTGAATTTTCGGACTTTAGCTTTGGGTTCAGACCGAACCGAAGTCTGCATCAGGCAGTACTAAAAGCTCAGGGATATATCAACGATGGCTATCAGCATATTGTAGATATTGACTTGAAGACCTTCTTCGATGAAGTCGATCATTGCCATTTACTGCAACAGCTATATCGCAAGGTAAAATGCAAAGCAACAATGCGTTTAATCCGCAAATGGCTGCGTGCCCCGATCTTAATCGAAGGCAAGTTGGTCAAACGCAGAAAAGGCGTACCGCAGGGGAGTCCATTGAGTCCGTTGCTGTCCAATATCATGTTGCATGAACTGGATCGGGAACTGGAAAAACAGGGATTGAAATTCATCCGCTATGCCGACGATTTTAGTATTTATACCAAATCGAAAGCTACCGCCCGAAGAGTTGGGAACAAGGTTTACAAGTTTTTACGAAATAAACTCAAGTTGACAATTAATCGGGAAAAGAGTGGCATTCGGCGACCTGTTCATTTTACCGTTTTGGGTTTTGGCTTTGTGCCTACCTACAGGAAAGGTGAGCGGGGCAAGTACCAACTGATAGTATCAGAAAAGAGTTGGAAGAAACTGAAAGAAAAGCTCAAACTAATCACTCGAAAAACGACACCGATGAGCTTTGAGGAACGCATCCAAAAACTGAATGAGGTTCAGCGGGGTTGGGTAAATAACTTCCGTATGGCAAGTATTTTAGTCAAACTTCAAGATCTCGACGGTTGGCTGCGCAACAGGCTCAGATATTGCATTTGGCACCATTGGAAAAAACTTGAACGAAAACGGAAAAACCTGATTCGTTTAGGAGTTGAACAAGGACAAGCCTATGCATGGTCTCGTTCACGTATGGGTGGTTGGGCGATTGCTCAGAGTCCTATTTTGGTAACTACTATTACTCTTGAAAGATTGCGGAAACGCGGTTATGAATCTATGCTCGACATTTACAAACAAATCACGCCTGTTCGACGTGATTCCTTATTCCCCTTAACTTAA
- a CDS encoding deoxynucleoside kinase, which translates to MDYKFIVIEGNIGAGKTSLSHKIAEQYNAKLILEQFANNPFLPKFYKDPDKYSFPLEMSFLADRYNQLKKELSETDLFKSFTIADYYFMKSLIFSKQTLKDDEYSLYRQFFHIIYNSLPKPDLYVYLHSNVDKLLSNIKSRGREYEQEISADYLQKIQDSYFEFFKQQQELSFLVIDTNSIDFVNNLDDYNKVSDTIFNFNCKKGVNRIIL; encoded by the coding sequence ATGGATTATAAATTTATCGTAATAGAAGGAAATATTGGTGCAGGTAAAACCTCACTCTCCCATAAGATTGCTGAACAATATAATGCGAAGCTAATCTTGGAACAGTTTGCAAACAATCCGTTTTTACCAAAATTCTATAAAGATCCGGACAAGTATTCATTTCCCTTGGAAATGTCTTTTTTAGCAGACCGATACAATCAATTAAAAAAGGAATTAAGTGAGACAGACTTATTTAAATCATTTACGATTGCCGATTATTATTTTATGAAATCATTGATTTTCTCAAAGCAAACGCTAAAGGATGATGAGTATAGTCTCTATCGACAGTTTTTCCATATTATCTATAATTCCTTACCAAAACCCGATTTATATGTCTATCTACATTCAAATGTAGATAAGCTATTAAGCAATATAAAAAGTAGAGGGAGAGAGTATGAACAGGAAATTTCAGCAGATTATTTGCAGAAAATTCAAGACAGTTATTTTGAGTTTTTTAAACAGCAGCAGGAACTCAGTTTCCTTGTTATAGATACAAATAGCATCGATTTTGTTAATAATTTAGATGATTACAATAAAGTTTCAGATACGATATTCAATTTTAACTGCAAAAAGGGGGTAAATAGAATTATTCTCTGA
- a CDS encoding arginine deiminase family protein produces MTKYVELNVRSEIGELEGVILHTPGSEVENMTPENAERALYSDILNLSVAKDEYKQLSGVLSEISETYQVKDLLADVLADEKAKENVIDQISAMEPQISVKGNTYCIKDFLLEQTPLDLASLLIEGVPLKRDNLTKFLSKERYAMRPLHNFFFTRDASMSVLDEVLIGKMASSVRDRESLIMQAIFDYTPGFKTKTVNPIDNPEMDPNCTIEGGDVLIAREDIMIIGNGTRTSTQGIDFILAQLLCQKDKTQRHLLIQELPSHPESFIHLDMVFTLLDVDKCMVYEPLIIRPNKYQTVHIAIENGKVISITRENNLLQALKKLGMDLKPIYCGGNGDPWNQEREQWHSGANFFAVGPGKVIGYGRNVHTMDAMNKNGFEILRAKDIIRHKVELSDYEKYVITLEGSELPRGGGGARCMTMPVRRKPVNW; encoded by the coding sequence ATGACAAAGTATGTAGAATTAAATGTAAGATCGGAGATTGGAGAATTGGAAGGTGTAATCCTTCACACTCCCGGTTCAGAAGTTGAAAACATGACTCCCGAAAATGCCGAAAGAGCTCTTTACAGTGATATTTTAAACCTATCGGTTGCAAAAGATGAATACAAACAATTAAGCGGTGTTCTTTCTGAAATTTCAGAAACTTATCAGGTTAAAGATTTACTGGCTGATGTGCTTGCAGATGAAAAAGCCAAAGAGAATGTTATTGACCAAATTTCTGCAATGGAACCTCAGATAAGTGTTAAAGGAAACACTTACTGCATAAAAGATTTCCTGCTGGAACAGACACCCCTGGATCTTGCTTCTCTATTAATCGAAGGTGTTCCTTTAAAAAGAGACAACCTGACTAAATTTCTGAGTAAGGAACGATATGCAATGCGGCCACTGCACAATTTCTTCTTCACCAGAGATGCTTCAATGTCAGTTCTGGACGAGGTTCTGATTGGTAAAATGGCCAGTTCGGTTCGCGATAGAGAATCCTTGATTATGCAGGCGATTTTTGATTATACTCCTGGATTTAAAACAAAAACAGTTAATCCGATTGATAATCCTGAAATGGATCCCAATTGTACCATTGAAGGAGGCGATGTATTAATTGCCCGTGAAGACATCATGATTATTGGTAACGGAACCCGCACATCAACTCAGGGTATTGATTTTATTCTGGCTCAGTTACTTTGCCAAAAAGACAAAACACAACGCCATTTATTAATACAGGAGCTGCCAAGTCATCCGGAATCTTTCATTCATTTGGATATGGTATTTACCCTTTTAGATGTTGATAAATGTATGGTTTACGAACCCTTAATTATCCGTCCAAACAAATACCAAACTGTTCACATTGCTATTGAAAACGGAAAAGTGATTTCTATCACCCGTGAAAACAATCTTCTTCAGGCTCTGAAAAAACTTGGAATGGATTTGAAACCTATTTATTGTGGCGGAAACGGAGATCCTTGGAATCAGGAGAGGGAGCAATGGCACAGCGGAGCTAACTTTTTTGCCGTTGGTCCGGGAAAAGTGATTGGTTACGGACGAAACGTTCACACCATGGATGCAATGAATAAAAACGGATTCGAAATTCTTCGTGCAAAAGACATTATTCGTCATAAAGTAGAGCTTTCCGATTACGAAAAATATGTAATAACCCTTGAGGGATCGGAATTGCCACGTGGCGGCGGCGGTGCGCGCTGCATGACTATGCCCGTTCGCCGTAAACCTGTTAACTGGTAA
- a CDS encoding RNA methyltransferase, with product MRKLKNSELNRKSIDEFKESEKTPIIIVLDNVRSLNNIGSVFRTSDALLVEAVYLCGITATPPHRELHKTALGAEDSVYWEYFEKTEDAVAKLKSNGFDVYSVEQAENSTSLENFTMDSSKKYALVFGNEVKGVQQNIVSLSEGCIEIPQFGTKHSFNVSVSCGIVLWDLFSKLNYHKK from the coding sequence ATGAGAAAACTAAAAAACAGCGAGCTAAACAGAAAAAGCATCGATGAGTTTAAAGAATCTGAAAAAACTCCCATCATTATTGTTTTGGATAATGTAAGAAGCCTGAACAATATTGGTTCTGTTTTTCGTACATCGGATGCGCTTTTGGTAGAAGCTGTATATCTTTGTGGAATTACTGCCACACCTCCACACCGCGAATTGCACAAAACTGCTTTAGGAGCGGAAGATTCTGTCTATTGGGAATATTTCGAAAAAACGGAAGATGCTGTTGCGAAATTAAAGAGTAATGGCTTTGATGTTTACTCTGTTGAACAAGCAGAAAACAGCACATCTCTGGAAAATTTCACAATGGATTCCTCTAAGAAATATGCCTTGGTTTTTGGGAATGAAGTAAAAGGTGTTCAACAGAATATTGTAAGTCTTTCTGAAGGTTGTATAGAAATACCTCAGTTCGGTACCAAGCATTCTTTTAATGTATCTGTAAGCTGTGGAATCGTGCTTTGGGATCTTTTCTCAAAACTAAACTATCACAAAAAATAA
- a CDS encoding reverse transcriptase domain-containing protein: protein MNLWNETKSVPISRTMIWNAYKQVKSNKGSAGVDEIGWDEFESNRSQQLYKLWNRMASGSYLPPPVKEVEIPKKDGKMRKLGIPTIVDRIGQQVVKNYLEPRFELIFSNNSYGYRPSRNAHQALEEVQRNCWKNDWVIDLDIKGFFDNIDHAKLMLAVRKHVAENWACVYIERWLHMPIQRRNGELIQKQGKGTPQGGVIKSIVGESVSTLCFR from the coding sequence ATGAATCTATGGAATGAAACGAAATCGGTACCAATAAGTCGTACCATGATATGGAATGCTTACAAACAAGTGAAATCCAATAAAGGAAGTGCTGGAGTTGATGAGATTGGTTGGGATGAATTTGAATCCAACCGATCACAACAACTCTACAAACTCTGGAATCGTATGGCATCGGGGAGTTATCTTCCACCGCCAGTAAAAGAGGTTGAAATTCCGAAAAAGGATGGAAAAATGCGTAAGCTAGGAATTCCTACTATTGTCGATCGCATCGGTCAACAAGTGGTCAAGAATTATCTAGAACCAAGATTTGAATTAATTTTCAGCAACAACAGTTATGGCTATCGACCTAGTCGAAATGCGCATCAAGCATTAGAGGAGGTTCAGCGTAATTGTTGGAAAAACGACTGGGTAATTGATTTAGACATCAAAGGGTTTTTCGATAATATTGATCATGCAAAACTGATGCTGGCGGTACGAAAGCATGTAGCCGAGAATTGGGCGTGTGTGTACATCGAAAGATGGTTGCATATGCCAATTCAACGAAGAAATGGGGAATTGATACAAAAACAAGGAAAAGGCACACCGCAAGGTGGCGTTATCAAGTCCATTGTTGGCGAATCTGTTTCTACATTATGCTTTCGATAA
- a CDS encoding DUF1289 domain-containing protein: protein MKDIQSPCISICRQDSNGVCFGCRRTTEEIGNWSLYTNPEKEAVIKKAADRRNAPDTATGTFFR, encoded by the coding sequence ATGAAAGATATACAATCACCCTGCATTAGCATTTGCCGGCAAGACAGCAACGGCGTATGCTTTGGATGCAGAAGAACAACTGAAGAAATTGGAAACTGGTCGCTTTACACCAACCCCGAAAAAGAAGCTGTAATTAAAAAAGCTGCCGACCGACGAAATGCACCCGACACAGCTACAGGAACTTTTTTCAGATAA
- a CDS encoding reverse transcriptase domain-containing protein — MALSSPLLANLFLHYAFDKWLENLNSNVKFERYADDAIIHCRTKRQADWLLNKLHERMAECHLELHPEKTKLVYCRDYRRQEKHKNVKFDFLGYSFQPRSSKSQKTGNLFQGYGCAISISSRKKIAEKLAISLEESKTCRSIVGIAQRLNPQIRGWLNYYGKFRMWEMHHVFRLLHSRLVRWARRKYKRYKNSICRAYAWLKRIKKQFPYLFYHWKLNFSI; from the coding sequence GTGGCGTTATCAAGTCCATTGTTGGCGAATCTGTTTCTACATTATGCTTTCGATAAATGGTTAGAGAATCTAAATTCCAATGTGAAATTTGAGCGTTATGCTGATGATGCCATAATTCACTGTAGAACCAAAAGGCAAGCAGATTGGCTGCTGAACAAATTGCACGAAAGAATGGCTGAATGTCATCTTGAATTGCATCCCGAAAAGACCAAGCTGGTTTATTGCAGAGATTACCGCAGGCAAGAGAAACATAAGAATGTCAAGTTCGATTTCTTAGGTTATAGCTTTCAGCCACGCAGTAGTAAATCGCAGAAAACAGGAAATCTTTTTCAAGGTTACGGTTGTGCAATCAGCATTTCTTCACGTAAGAAGATCGCTGAAAAGTTAGCCATTTCGCTAGAAGAAAGTAAAACGTGTAGAAGTATTGTGGGAATAGCACAACGGCTTAATCCTCAAATAAGAGGCTGGCTTAATTATTACGGCAAATTCCGCATGTGGGAAATGCATCATGTTTTCCGCTTACTACACTCTCGCTTGGTTCGATGGGCACGACGAAAGTACAAACGTTACAAGAATAGTATTTGTCGCGCTTATGCGTGGCTTAAGAGAATAAAGAAACAGTTTCCATATTTGTTTTATCACTGGAAATTGAATTTTTCTATTTAA
- a CDS encoding DUF4265 domain-containing protein: protein MWAFVIDKEKGLYKLDNIPFYAPLIASDDLIFAEFDDSEQMLTYRDTREYSGNSVIQIVIMDEKTEVNKIRDSFLDKGCQSEKVNEKYFSMEIPFDINYKPIKTELDKLEIAETIGYAEPCLSDKHKNDLL, encoded by the coding sequence ATGTGGGCATTTGTGATTGATAAAGAAAAAGGATTATATAAATTAGATAATATACCATTTTATGCTCCGTTGATTGCTTCCGATGATTTGATATTTGCGGAATTTGATGATTCTGAACAAATGCTGACTTATAGAGATACAAGAGAATATTCTGGTAATTCAGTCATTCAGATTGTTATTATGGATGAAAAAACCGAAGTCAATAAAATACGTGATTCATTTTTAGATAAAGGTTGCCAATCTGAGAAAGTAAATGAAAAATATTTTTCAATGGAGATTCCTTTTGATATAAATTACAAACCGATTAAAACAGAATTAGATAAACTTGAGATAGCTGAAACTATTGGATATGCAGAACCTTGTTTATCGGATAAACATAAAAATGATTTGTTATGA
- the ggt gene encoding gamma-glutamyltransferase yields MKKSFLFCLLSLFALAIFSQDRVTGLNFATRSEVIAQNGMACTSQPLATQVALDILKAGGNAIDAAIAANATLGLMEPTGNGIGGDIFIILWDAKTKKLYGLNGSGRSPKSLSLEYFKENNYSAIPSFGALPVSVPGCVDGWFTVHDRFGKMDMEQILNPAIQYARNGFPVSELIAYYMNASANRLMKYKGFSETYMPNGKMPEKGDIFKNPYLANTLEKIAKGGRDAFYKGDMAKTIAKYMKEQGGFLSYDDLASHKSEWVDPVSINYRGYDIWELPPNGQGTAALQMLNILEEYDIAQMGFGSSDYLHTFIEAKKLAFEDRAKYYCDPDFSKIPLKKLISKEYAIERKALIDPNKSAKSYPAGELEQGNTIYLTVADKEGNMVSLIQSNYRGMGSGMTPDSLGFVLQDRGELFSLEEGHANVFEPGKRPFHTIIPAFITKDGKPYVSFGLMGGAMQPQGHAQIVVNLIDFKMNLQEAGDAARIRHDGSSQPTGGKMTDGGWVNLESEISYQTIRELLQKGHKIKFDMGGYGGYQAILYDEERGVYFGASESRKDGQAAGY; encoded by the coding sequence ATGAAAAAGTCTTTTCTCTTCTGCTTACTATCACTCTTCGCATTGGCAATATTTTCTCAAGACCGGGTTACCGGACTTAATTTTGCAACAAGATCTGAAGTTATCGCACAAAACGGGATGGCCTGCACCAGTCAGCCACTAGCCACTCAAGTTGCACTAGACATATTAAAAGCCGGAGGAAATGCAATTGATGCCGCGATTGCAGCCAATGCCACTTTAGGACTAATGGAGCCTACCGGAAATGGAATTGGCGGGGATATTTTCATCATTTTGTGGGATGCAAAAACTAAAAAACTATATGGTTTAAACGGAAGTGGACGTTCTCCAAAATCACTAAGTCTGGAATATTTCAAGGAAAATAACTACTCTGCTATCCCATCATTTGGAGCCTTGCCCGTTTCTGTTCCCGGTTGTGTTGATGGATGGTTTACCGTGCATGACAGGTTTGGGAAAATGGATATGGAACAAATTCTAAATCCTGCAATTCAATATGCCAGAAATGGCTTTCCGGTAAGCGAACTTATTGCTTACTATATGAATGCCAGCGCCAATAGATTAATGAAATACAAAGGATTTTCGGAAACATACATGCCAAATGGAAAAATGCCTGAAAAGGGTGACATCTTCAAGAACCCATATTTGGCGAATACGTTGGAGAAAATAGCAAAAGGCGGCCGCGATGCATTCTACAAAGGTGATATGGCCAAAACCATTGCAAAATATATGAAAGAGCAAGGTGGTTTTCTTTCTTACGATGATTTAGCCTCGCACAAATCGGAATGGGTTGATCCCGTATCTATAAATTACCGGGGATATGATATTTGGGAACTACCACCCAACGGACAAGGCACAGCGGCTCTTCAAATGCTAAATATTCTCGAAGAATATGACATCGCACAAATGGGATTTGGCAGCAGTGATTACCTGCATACTTTTATTGAAGCTAAAAAACTGGCCTTCGAGGATAGAGCAAAATACTACTGCGACCCTGACTTTTCGAAAATTCCACTAAAAAAATTGATTTCGAAAGAATATGCAATTGAACGAAAGGCTTTAATTGATCCCAACAAATCAGCCAAAAGCTATCCTGCCGGTGAACTGGAACAGGGCAATACCATTTACCTGACTGTAGCTGATAAAGAGGGAAATATGGTTTCTTTAATACAGAGTAACTACCGGGGCATGGGTTCAGGAATGACTCCTGATAGTTTGGGATTTGTGTTACAGGATCGAGGAGAATTGTTCAGTCTGGAAGAAGGACATGCCAATGTGTTCGAACCCGGAAAACGTCCATTTCATACAATTATCCCGGCTTTCATTACCAAAGATGGCAAACCATACGTCAGTTTTGGTTTAATGGGCGGTGCCATGCAACCACAAGGTCATGCTCAAATTGTTGTTAATTTGATTGATTTTAAAATGAATTTGCAGGAAGCTGGTGACGCAGCAAGAATTCGTCATGATGGTTCGTCACAGCCAACCGGCGGAAAAATGACAGATGGTGGATGGGTAAATTTAGAATCGGAAATATCTTACCAAACTATTCGTGAACTATTACAAAAAGGACACAAAATAAAGTTTGATATGGGCGGATATGGTGGTTATCAGGCTATTCTGTACGATGAAGAAAGAGGGGTGTATTTTGGTGCCTCGGAATCGAGAAAGGATGGGCAGGCTGCTGGATATTAA